A region from the Arachis ipaensis cultivar K30076 chromosome B01, Araip1.1, whole genome shotgun sequence genome encodes:
- the LOC107635283 gene encoding ATP-dependent RNA helicase DBP2 isoform X2, protein MSYVPPHLRNSTTTTTTTTTTTTTAKTSSVTQENNNDNISNNVNHQTKLAFPSYSNSHSHSHSNGTNGTNGNANNHNSVSHGSRRPTATPQPSRIFAAPEPVFPHWQPSERVSRMSPDQIEEVRLRLNLDVTIASDSPAAPAPIESFSDMCVHPSIMKDIAYHEYTRPTSIQAQAMPIALSGRDLLGCAETGSGKTAAFTIPMIQHCMAQSPIRRGDGPLALVLAPTRELAQQIEKEVKAFSRSLESLKTAIVVGGTNIEKQRSELRAGVEIAVATPGRFIDHLQQGNTSLSRISFVVLDEADRMLDMGFELQIREIMRNLPEKHQTLLFSATMPVEIEALSKEYLANPVQVKVGKVSSPTTNVSQTLVKVSENEKIDRLLDLLVEEASQAEKCGHPFPLTIVFVERKTRCDEIAEALVAQGLSAVSLHGGRSQSEREAALHDFRSSTTNILVATDVASRGLDVTGVSHVINLDLPKECIIEASVLAASIIDHGRLCTSDWKDRACRNNRPIDFILH, encoded by the exons ATGTCGTATGTGCCTCCACACCTCAGAAACTCAACCACCACAACAAcaaccactaccaccaccaccacgacGGCGAAAACCTCCTCCGTAACCCAAGAAAACAACAACGACAATATCAGCAACAATGTTAACCATCAAACTAAGCTCGCATTCCCTTCTTATTCAAACTcacactctcactctcactccaACGGCACCAATGGAACCAATGGCAACGCCAACAACCACAATTCTGTGTCCCATGGTTCTCGCCGCCCCACCGCCACTCCGCAGCCGTCACGGATTTTCGCAGCTCCCGAGCCAGTTTTCCCTCACTGGCAGCCATCCGAGCGCGTTTCACGCATGAGCCCCGACCAG ATTGAAGAGGTCCGCCTCCGACTTAACCTTGATGTCACTATTGCATCAGACTCTCCAGCTGCTCCTGCACCAATTGAATCATTTAGTGATatg TGTGTCCATCCAAGTATCATGAAGGATATTGCATATCATGAATACACCAGGCCAACTTCTATCCAGGCACAGGCCATGCCAATTGCTCTCAGTGGAAGGGATCTACTTGGCTGTGCTGAAACTGGTAGTGGGAAAACTGCAGCTTTCACAATTCCTATGATACAG CATTGCATGGCTCAATCTCCTATTCGGCGTGGTGATGGTCCTCTGGCATTAGTTTTGGCTCCTACTAGAGAACTTGCTCAACAAATAGAGAAAGAG GTTAAAGCTTTTAGCAGATCTCTCGAGTCATTGAAAACTGCCATAGTTGTGGGTGGAACTAACATTGAAAAGCAG AGGTCTGAGCTAAGAGCAGGAGTTGAAATTGCTGTTGCAACCCCTGGAAGATTTATTGATCATTTACAACAAGGCAATACTTCCCTTTCTAGAATTTCTTTTGTTGTTCTAGATGAAGCAGATAGAATGCTTGATATGGGTTTTGAACTACAGATACGAGAG ATAATGAGAAATCTTCCAGAGAAGCATCAAACACTGCTGTTTAGTGCCACTATGCCTGTGGAGATTGAAGCATTATCAAAG GAATACTTGGCTAATCCTGTACAAGTGAAAGTTGGAAAAGTCAGTAGCCCAACAACAAATGTTTCACAAACACTTGTGAAGGTCTCTGAAAATGAGAAG ATTGATCGACTTCTAGATTTGCTTGTAGAAGAGGCGTCACAGGCTGAAAAATGTGGTCATCCATTTCCACTAACAATAGTGTTTGTTGAAAGAAAG ACGAGATGTGATGAAATTGCTGAAGCACTTGTAGCTCAAGGATTATCTGCAGTTTCTCTTCATGGTGGCCGCAGTCAAAGTGAAAGAGAGGCTGCCCTGCATGACTTTCGGAGTAGCACCACCAACATTTTG GTTGCCACTGATGTTGCATCTCGTGGCTTGGATGTCACAGGAGTGTCGCATGTCATCAATCTAGATCTTCCAAAG GAATGCATAATTGAAGCTTCAGTTCTGGCTGCCTCAATTATAGACCATGGAAGATTATGTACATCGGATTGGAAGGACAGGGCGTGCAGGAACAACAGGCCTATCGACTTCATTCTACACTGA
- the LOC107635283 gene encoding DEAD-box ATP-dependent RNA helicase 20 isoform X1: MSYVPPHLRNSTTTTTTTTTTTTTAKTSSVTQENNNDNISNNVNHQTKLAFPSYSNSHSHSHSNGTNGTNGNANNHNSVSHGSRRPTATPQPSRIFAAPEPVFPHWQPSERVSRMSPDQIEEVRLRLNLDVTIASDSPAAPAPIESFSDMCVHPSIMKDIAYHEYTRPTSIQAQAMPIALSGRDLLGCAETGSGKTAAFTIPMIQHCMAQSPIRRGDGPLALVLAPTRELAQQIEKEVKAFSRSLESLKTAIVVGGTNIEKQRSELRAGVEIAVATPGRFIDHLQQGNTSLSRISFVVLDEADRMLDMGFELQIREIMRNLPEKHQTLLFSATMPVEIEALSKEYLANPVQVKVGKVSSPTTNVSQTLVKVSENEKIDRLLDLLVEEASQAEKCGHPFPLTIVFVERKTRCDEIAEALVAQGLSAVSLHGGRSQSEREAALHDFRSSTTNILVATDVASRGLDVTGVSHVINLDLPKTMEDYVHRIGRTGRAGTTGLSTSFYTDRDMFLVANIRKAIADAESGNTVAFATGKVARRKEKEAAAAQKEANIALSKHFGLGPASINIEDKYRFMITTSNIKKVGAADSAWDD, translated from the exons ATGTCGTATGTGCCTCCACACCTCAGAAACTCAACCACCACAACAAcaaccactaccaccaccaccacgacGGCGAAAACCTCCTCCGTAACCCAAGAAAACAACAACGACAATATCAGCAACAATGTTAACCATCAAACTAAGCTCGCATTCCCTTCTTATTCAAACTcacactctcactctcactccaACGGCACCAATGGAACCAATGGCAACGCCAACAACCACAATTCTGTGTCCCATGGTTCTCGCCGCCCCACCGCCACTCCGCAGCCGTCACGGATTTTCGCAGCTCCCGAGCCAGTTTTCCCTCACTGGCAGCCATCCGAGCGCGTTTCACGCATGAGCCCCGACCAG ATTGAAGAGGTCCGCCTCCGACTTAACCTTGATGTCACTATTGCATCAGACTCTCCAGCTGCTCCTGCACCAATTGAATCATTTAGTGATatg TGTGTCCATCCAAGTATCATGAAGGATATTGCATATCATGAATACACCAGGCCAACTTCTATCCAGGCACAGGCCATGCCAATTGCTCTCAGTGGAAGGGATCTACTTGGCTGTGCTGAAACTGGTAGTGGGAAAACTGCAGCTTTCACAATTCCTATGATACAG CATTGCATGGCTCAATCTCCTATTCGGCGTGGTGATGGTCCTCTGGCATTAGTTTTGGCTCCTACTAGAGAACTTGCTCAACAAATAGAGAAAGAG GTTAAAGCTTTTAGCAGATCTCTCGAGTCATTGAAAACTGCCATAGTTGTGGGTGGAACTAACATTGAAAAGCAG AGGTCTGAGCTAAGAGCAGGAGTTGAAATTGCTGTTGCAACCCCTGGAAGATTTATTGATCATTTACAACAAGGCAATACTTCCCTTTCTAGAATTTCTTTTGTTGTTCTAGATGAAGCAGATAGAATGCTTGATATGGGTTTTGAACTACAGATACGAGAG ATAATGAGAAATCTTCCAGAGAAGCATCAAACACTGCTGTTTAGTGCCACTATGCCTGTGGAGATTGAAGCATTATCAAAG GAATACTTGGCTAATCCTGTACAAGTGAAAGTTGGAAAAGTCAGTAGCCCAACAACAAATGTTTCACAAACACTTGTGAAGGTCTCTGAAAATGAGAAG ATTGATCGACTTCTAGATTTGCTTGTAGAAGAGGCGTCACAGGCTGAAAAATGTGGTCATCCATTTCCACTAACAATAGTGTTTGTTGAAAGAAAG ACGAGATGTGATGAAATTGCTGAAGCACTTGTAGCTCAAGGATTATCTGCAGTTTCTCTTCATGGTGGCCGCAGTCAAAGTGAAAGAGAGGCTGCCCTGCATGACTTTCGGAGTAGCACCACCAACATTTTG GTTGCCACTGATGTTGCATCTCGTGGCTTGGATGTCACAGGAGTGTCGCATGTCATCAATCTAGATCTTCCAAAG ACCATGGAAGATTATGTACATCGGATTGGAAGGACAGGGCGTGCAGGAACAACAGGCCTATCGACTTCATTCTACACTGATCGTGACATG TTCCTCGTTGCAAATATAAGGAAAGCAATTGCTGATGCTGAATCTGGGAACACAGTGGCATTTGCAACTGGaaag GTTGCTAGAAGGAAggagaaagaagcagcagctgcaCAAAAAGAGGCAAATATTGCTTTATCCAAACACTTTGGATTGGGACCTGCTTCAATTAACATCGAAGATAAATATAGATTTATGATTACTACCTCAAACATTAAAAAGGTAGGCGCAGCTGATAGTGCTTGGGATGATTAG